In a single window of the Acyrthosiphon pisum isolate AL4f chromosome X, pea_aphid_22Mar2018_4r6ur, whole genome shotgun sequence genome:
- the LOC100162274 gene encoding chymotrypsin-1-like: MRIAFILLLTFKVALSKSKSTKHIHKGLIGNGDMYNVEDYPYVMSLKVFSSNNRIATCTGSLLTELFVLTAAHCVYGKDKRNLKVYQGSWIKNYDARNVVRLFVHESYNPTSEVIIGDISVLQIEKPYPHIKEYIRIGGTPIDFANNKILKCTVFGFGSINAENTLDNEGFMNKIMVRHGRKACEGYDSVQIIDTWQQYLCVVPNKRKTYEGDSGGPMICNGWQYGVCSFSINLKGEEMQTIHVFVDYYRKWTLKTSAVLGIV, from the exons ATGCgcattgcatttattttattactgacATTTAAAGTGGCATTATCTAAATCCAAGTCCACCAAGCATATACACAAAGGACTTATAGGCAATGGAGATATGTATAATGTCGAAGATTATCCGTACGTAATGtctttaaaagtattttcatCTAATAATAGGATAGCGACTTGCACAGGCTCGCTGTTAACAGAATTGTTCGTATTGACTGCTGCTCACTGTGTTTACGGTAAAGACAAAaggaatttaaaa GTATATCAAGGTTCAtggataaaaaattatgatgcaCGTAACGTAGTTAGACTATTCGTACACGAAAGCTATAACCCTACATCTGAAGTTATAATTGGAGATATTAGTGTATTGCAA atagaAAAACCATACCCTCATATTAAGGAATATATAAGGATAGGTGGCACTCCTATTGACTTTGCCAATAACAAAATCCTAAAGTGTACAGTTTTTGGCTTTGGTAGTATTAATGCTGAAAATACTTTAGACAATGAaggatttatgaataaaattatggttAGACATGGCAGAAAAGCTTGTGAAGGATATGACag TGTTCAAATAATAGACACATGGCAACAATATTTGTGTGTGGTGCCAAACAAGCGAAAAACATATGAAGGAGACAGTGGTGGTCCAATGATTTGCAATGGCTGGCAATATGGAGTATGCAGTTTTTCAATAAATCTCAAAGGTGAAGAAATGCAGACTATCCACGTGTTCGTAGACTATTATAGAAAATGG ACGCTTAAGACGTCTGCTGTGCTTGGAATTGTCTAA